From Portunus trituberculatus isolate SZX2019 chromosome 50, ASM1759143v1, whole genome shotgun sequence, the proteins below share one genomic window:
- the LOC123499735 gene encoding glutamate receptor U1-like isoform X3 produces MTRLSLLVYPSCPSTLPRPRAEYLRCAREELSDEALQVEEEGTPWRVQLERARRYLNGRKLTVATIQRAPFVKLEMVGEEIVGATGFCIEMLDEMARKFNFTYSLVLPYDGNWGAPMKNGTFNGMVGMVHRQTVDFAMAGFTITHIRETVIDFTHAFFEEPTTILIPPPREQNNFLAFLEPFSWQVWFLTLVSIIVVGPIMWILATVGNLPVLYPHNTRTVHYSLLRYTWDCAFALAGQSARTRHTEPVRVLHGMWWTFAVILIYTYTGTLIAFLTVPRLTSLINSLEELANQKDVLWTYRAKTAHETLFATAQPPSTYNKIGQLLKERPDLLVHTDDEGINAVLRGDTAFIKEKSWLDFAMERDYLATKQCRMAQVNQIFFSAGFGWALQEHSIFLQLFNNEILRMSQSGLFTIWRMQNWPSPNECTAGNPGAPAGPKSLHIKNFSGHFFIFGVGLGLALLAFLVERLLLRGFFRDAKSEGTQALLPSQEYLRHGRRRHDTLRPGPLERLLQMRVVALKNGSPLVTVNPQPTPRHPHTFDLHPPHREAYHKGAMQVHSRPPIR; encoded by the exons ATGACCCGCCTCTCCCTGCTGGTGTACCCGTCCTGCCCCTCCACGCTGCCTCG CCCCAGAGCGGAGTACCTGAGATGCGCCAGGGAGGAGCTGTCTGACGAGGCGCTccaggtagaagaggagggtaCACCGTGGAGGGTACAGCTGGAACGTGCCCGCCGCTACCTCAACGGCCGGAAGCTGACGGTGGCCACGATACAG CGGGCGCCCTTCGTGAAGCTGGAGATGGTCGGGGAGGAGATCGTCGGGGCCACGGGGTTTTGTATTGAGATGCTGGACGAGATGGCAAGGAAATTCAACTTCAC GTACAGTTTGGTGCTGCCCTATGACGGTAACTGGGGCGCCCCGATGAAGAATGGCACCTTCAACGGCATGGTGGGAATGGTGCACAGGCAG aCCGTGGACTTCGCTATGGCCGgcttcaccatcacacacatCAGGGAGACAGTAATAGACTTCACCCACGCCTTCTTCGAGGAGCccaccaccatcctcatccCGCCGCCCAGGGAGCAGAACAACTTCCTCGCCTTCCTTGAGCCTTTCTCTTggcag gtatggTTCCTAACACTGGTGAGCATCATAGTGGTGGGTCCCATCATGTGGATACTGGCCACCGTGGGGAACCTGCCGGTGCTGTACCCACACAACACCCGCACCGTGCACTACTCCCTGCTCAGATACACCTGGGACTGCGCTTTCGCCCTCGCCGGCCAGA GTGCCCGCACGCGCCACACGGAGCCGGTGCGGGTGCTGCACGGCATGTGGTGGACGTTCGCAGTGATCCTGATCTACACGTACACTGGCACACTGATCGCCTTCCTGACCGTACCGCGCCTCACCAGCCTCATCAACTCTCTGGAGGAGCTCGCCAACCAGAAGGACGTGTTGTGGACCTACCGCGCCAAGACTGCCCACGAGACACTCTTCGCG ACAGCCCAGCCTCCCTCCACCTACAACAAGATCGGCCAGCTGCTGAAGGAACGCCCTGACCTGCTGGTGCACACTGACGACGAGGGGATCAACGCCGTGCTTAGAGGCGACACGGCATTCATAAAG GAAAAGTCATGGCTAGACTTCGCGATGGAGCGGGATTACCTGGCCACCAAGCAGTGCCGCATGGCGCAGGTCAACCAAATCTTCTTCAGCGCGGGCTTCGGTTGGGCGCTGCAGGAACACTCCATCTTCCTGCAGCTCTTCAACAACGA GATCCTAAGAATGTCACAGTCCGGACTATTCACCATTTGGCGGATGCAGAACTGGCCCAGCCCTAACGAGTGCACGGCGGGCAACCCAGGGGCGCCGGCGGGACCCAAGAGCCTGCACATCAAAAACTTCTCCGgccacttcttcatcttcggAGTGGGTCTCGGCCTGGCGCTGCTGGCCTTCTTGGTGGAGCGTCTGCTGCTGCGGGGCTTCTTCAGGGACGCCAAGAGTGAAG GCACGCAGGCTTTACTTCCCTCGCAAGAATACCTGAGACACGGCAGACGACGCCACGACACCCTCAGGCCCGGGCCGCTGGAACGCTTGTTGCAGATGCGGGTGGTGGCTTTGAAGAACGGCTCCCCCTTGGTCACCGTCAACCCCCAGCCCACGCCGCGCCACCCTCACACCTTCGACCTGCACCCGCCACACAGGGAGGCGTACCACAAAGGCGCCATGCAGGTCCACAGTCGCCCGCCAATTAGATAA
- the LOC123499735 gene encoding glutamate receptor U1-like isoform X1 — protein sequence MPAAALATVTLLCLSAVTAQRLVVVHDHLFDFSPSGIRQQDLHAKTALASITASLNLTLAYHFVERKAFPKKSIVASKGVVAVVGAGVCRLGRSVASLAQSVKVPSLILEVLEPCKYDPPLPAGVPVLPLHAASISRRFPCLVHVTVAWLRDALGPGSLSASPSPLVPAYPNPRAEYLRCAREELSDEALQVEEEGTPWRVQLERARRYLNGRKLTVATIQRAPFVKLEMVGEEIVGATGFCIEMLDEMARKFNFTYSLVLPYDGNWGAPMKNGTFNGMVGMVHRQTVDFAMAGFTITHIRETVIDFTHAFFEEPTTILIPPPREQNNFLAFLEPFSWQVWFLTLVSIIVVGPIMWILATVGNLPVLYPHNTRTVHYSLLRYTWDCAFALAGQSARTRHTEPVRVLHGMWWTFAVILIYTYTGTLIAFLTVPRLTSLINSLEELANQKDVLWTYRAKTAHETLFATAQPPSTYNKIGQLLKERPDLLVHTDDEGINAVLRGDTAFIKEKSWLDFAMERDYLATKQCRMAQVNQIFFSAGFGWALQEHSIFLQLFNNEILRMSQSGLFTIWRMQNWPSPNECTAGNPGAPAGPKSLHIKNFSGHFFIFGVGLGLALLAFLVERLLLRGFFRDAKSEGTQALLPSQEYLRHGRRRHDTLRPGPLERLLQMRVVALKNGSPLVTVNPQPTPRHPHTFDLHPPHREAYHKGAMQVHSRPPIR from the exons TAGTGGTACACGATCACCTCTTTGACTTCTCACCGTCGGGAATCCGCCAACAAGACCTCCACGCCAAGACCGCTCTCGCCTCCATCACCGCCTCCCTCAACCTCACGCTGGCCTACCACTTCGTCGAGCGCAAAGCCTTCCCGAAGAAGAGCATTGTGG CGTCCAAGGGcgttgtggctgtggtgggcgCTGGCGTGTGTCGGCTGGGCAGGTCTGTGGCGTCCCTGGCCCAGAGTGTGAAGGTGCCCTCGCTAATACTGGAGGTGCTGGAGCCTTGCAAGTATGACCCGCCTCTCCCTGCTGGTGTACCCGTCCTGCCCCTCCACGCTGCCTCG ATATCGAGGCGCTTCCCGTGTCTGGTGCACGTGACGGTCGCCTGGCTGAGAGACGCCCTGGGCCCGGGAAGCCTCTCAGCCTCCCCCAGCCCGCTCGTCCCGGCCTACCCGAA CCCCAGAGCGGAGTACCTGAGATGCGCCAGGGAGGAGCTGTCTGACGAGGCGCTccaggtagaagaggagggtaCACCGTGGAGGGTACAGCTGGAACGTGCCCGCCGCTACCTCAACGGCCGGAAGCTGACGGTGGCCACGATACAG CGGGCGCCCTTCGTGAAGCTGGAGATGGTCGGGGAGGAGATCGTCGGGGCCACGGGGTTTTGTATTGAGATGCTGGACGAGATGGCAAGGAAATTCAACTTCAC GTACAGTTTGGTGCTGCCCTATGACGGTAACTGGGGCGCCCCGATGAAGAATGGCACCTTCAACGGCATGGTGGGAATGGTGCACAGGCAG aCCGTGGACTTCGCTATGGCCGgcttcaccatcacacacatCAGGGAGACAGTAATAGACTTCACCCACGCCTTCTTCGAGGAGCccaccaccatcctcatccCGCCGCCCAGGGAGCAGAACAACTTCCTCGCCTTCCTTGAGCCTTTCTCTTggcag gtatggTTCCTAACACTGGTGAGCATCATAGTGGTGGGTCCCATCATGTGGATACTGGCCACCGTGGGGAACCTGCCGGTGCTGTACCCACACAACACCCGCACCGTGCACTACTCCCTGCTCAGATACACCTGGGACTGCGCTTTCGCCCTCGCCGGCCAGA GTGCCCGCACGCGCCACACGGAGCCGGTGCGGGTGCTGCACGGCATGTGGTGGACGTTCGCAGTGATCCTGATCTACACGTACACTGGCACACTGATCGCCTTCCTGACCGTACCGCGCCTCACCAGCCTCATCAACTCTCTGGAGGAGCTCGCCAACCAGAAGGACGTGTTGTGGACCTACCGCGCCAAGACTGCCCACGAGACACTCTTCGCG ACAGCCCAGCCTCCCTCCACCTACAACAAGATCGGCCAGCTGCTGAAGGAACGCCCTGACCTGCTGGTGCACACTGACGACGAGGGGATCAACGCCGTGCTTAGAGGCGACACGGCATTCATAAAG GAAAAGTCATGGCTAGACTTCGCGATGGAGCGGGATTACCTGGCCACCAAGCAGTGCCGCATGGCGCAGGTCAACCAAATCTTCTTCAGCGCGGGCTTCGGTTGGGCGCTGCAGGAACACTCCATCTTCCTGCAGCTCTTCAACAACGA GATCCTAAGAATGTCACAGTCCGGACTATTCACCATTTGGCGGATGCAGAACTGGCCCAGCCCTAACGAGTGCACGGCGGGCAACCCAGGGGCGCCGGCGGGACCCAAGAGCCTGCACATCAAAAACTTCTCCGgccacttcttcatcttcggAGTGGGTCTCGGCCTGGCGCTGCTGGCCTTCTTGGTGGAGCGTCTGCTGCTGCGGGGCTTCTTCAGGGACGCCAAGAGTGAAG GCACGCAGGCTTTACTTCCCTCGCAAGAATACCTGAGACACGGCAGACGACGCCACGACACCCTCAGGCCCGGGCCGCTGGAACGCTTGTTGCAGATGCGGGTGGTGGCTTTGAAGAACGGCTCCCCCTTGGTCACCGTCAACCCCCAGCCCACGCCGCGCCACCCTCACACCTTCGACCTGCACCCGCCACACAGGGAGGCGTACCACAAAGGCGCCATGCAGGTCCACAGTCGCCCGCCAATTAGATAA
- the LOC123499735 gene encoding glutamate receptor U1-like isoform X2 has product MPAAALATVTLLCLSAVTAQRLVVVHDHLFDFSPSGIRQQDLHAKTALASITASLNLTLAYHFVERKAFPKKSIVASKGVVAVVGAGVCRLGRSVASLAQSVKVPSLILEVLEPCKYDPPLPAGVPVLPLHAASISRRFPCLVHVTVAWLRDALGPGSLSASPSPLVPAYPNPRAEYLRCAREELSDEALQVEEEGTPWRVQLERARRYLNGRKLTVATIQRAPFVKLEMVGEEIVGATGFCIEMLDEMARKFNFTYSLVLPYDGNWGAPMKNGTFNGMVGMVHRQTVDFAMAGFTITHIRETVIDFTHAFFEEPTTILIPPPREQNNFLAFLEPFSWQVWFLTLVSIIVVGPIMWILATVGNLPVLYPHNTRTVHYSLLRYTWDCAFALAGQSARTRHTEPVRVLHGMWWTFAVILIYTYTGTLIAFLTVPRLTSLINSLEELANQKDVLWTYRAKTAHETLFATAQPPSTYNKIGQLLKERPDLLVHTDDEGINAVLRGDTAFIKEKSWLDFAMERDYLATKQCRMAQVNQIFFSAGFGWALQEHSIFLQLFNNEILRMSQSGLFTIWRMQNWPSPNECTAGNPGAPAGPKSLHIKNFSGHFFIFGVGLGLALLAFLVERLLLRGFFRDAKSEEY; this is encoded by the exons TAGTGGTACACGATCACCTCTTTGACTTCTCACCGTCGGGAATCCGCCAACAAGACCTCCACGCCAAGACCGCTCTCGCCTCCATCACCGCCTCCCTCAACCTCACGCTGGCCTACCACTTCGTCGAGCGCAAAGCCTTCCCGAAGAAGAGCATTGTGG CGTCCAAGGGcgttgtggctgtggtgggcgCTGGCGTGTGTCGGCTGGGCAGGTCTGTGGCGTCCCTGGCCCAGAGTGTGAAGGTGCCCTCGCTAATACTGGAGGTGCTGGAGCCTTGCAAGTATGACCCGCCTCTCCCTGCTGGTGTACCCGTCCTGCCCCTCCACGCTGCCTCG ATATCGAGGCGCTTCCCGTGTCTGGTGCACGTGACGGTCGCCTGGCTGAGAGACGCCCTGGGCCCGGGAAGCCTCTCAGCCTCCCCCAGCCCGCTCGTCCCGGCCTACCCGAA CCCCAGAGCGGAGTACCTGAGATGCGCCAGGGAGGAGCTGTCTGACGAGGCGCTccaggtagaagaggagggtaCACCGTGGAGGGTACAGCTGGAACGTGCCCGCCGCTACCTCAACGGCCGGAAGCTGACGGTGGCCACGATACAG CGGGCGCCCTTCGTGAAGCTGGAGATGGTCGGGGAGGAGATCGTCGGGGCCACGGGGTTTTGTATTGAGATGCTGGACGAGATGGCAAGGAAATTCAACTTCAC GTACAGTTTGGTGCTGCCCTATGACGGTAACTGGGGCGCCCCGATGAAGAATGGCACCTTCAACGGCATGGTGGGAATGGTGCACAGGCAG aCCGTGGACTTCGCTATGGCCGgcttcaccatcacacacatCAGGGAGACAGTAATAGACTTCACCCACGCCTTCTTCGAGGAGCccaccaccatcctcatccCGCCGCCCAGGGAGCAGAACAACTTCCTCGCCTTCCTTGAGCCTTTCTCTTggcag gtatggTTCCTAACACTGGTGAGCATCATAGTGGTGGGTCCCATCATGTGGATACTGGCCACCGTGGGGAACCTGCCGGTGCTGTACCCACACAACACCCGCACCGTGCACTACTCCCTGCTCAGATACACCTGGGACTGCGCTTTCGCCCTCGCCGGCCAGA GTGCCCGCACGCGCCACACGGAGCCGGTGCGGGTGCTGCACGGCATGTGGTGGACGTTCGCAGTGATCCTGATCTACACGTACACTGGCACACTGATCGCCTTCCTGACCGTACCGCGCCTCACCAGCCTCATCAACTCTCTGGAGGAGCTCGCCAACCAGAAGGACGTGTTGTGGACCTACCGCGCCAAGACTGCCCACGAGACACTCTTCGCG ACAGCCCAGCCTCCCTCCACCTACAACAAGATCGGCCAGCTGCTGAAGGAACGCCCTGACCTGCTGGTGCACACTGACGACGAGGGGATCAACGCCGTGCTTAGAGGCGACACGGCATTCATAAAG GAAAAGTCATGGCTAGACTTCGCGATGGAGCGGGATTACCTGGCCACCAAGCAGTGCCGCATGGCGCAGGTCAACCAAATCTTCTTCAGCGCGGGCTTCGGTTGGGCGCTGCAGGAACACTCCATCTTCCTGCAGCTCTTCAACAACGA GATCCTAAGAATGTCACAGTCCGGACTATTCACCATTTGGCGGATGCAGAACTGGCCCAGCCCTAACGAGTGCACGGCGGGCAACCCAGGGGCGCCGGCGGGACCCAAGAGCCTGCACATCAAAAACTTCTCCGgccacttcttcatcttcggAGTGGGTCTCGGCCTGGCGCTGCTGGCCTTCTTGGTGGAGCGTCTGCTGCTGCGGGGCTTCTTCAGGGACGCCAAGAGTGAAG AGTACTGA